The Caldisalinibacter kiritimatiensis DNA window AGGTACTGTATATTGATAATCTCTAGGAACATAACCATTATGTTCATCTGGAGCATAAGGAGGATTTCTACGTATAAACACACGTTTTTCTATAAGTTCCGGAGGACAGAATTCATTTGCTAATTTACCAGTTGTCGTATCTATTTCTGCTTCTACATGTGTATCACAGTAGTCTATAGGTTCTGTACCCTTTATAAATAACTCTGTCCTAGTTGTACTTCCTCTTGGGTCTTGTTTACACAATTCAGTAGCTCGTTTACCTGATTCAGTACATATATTTACTCTTACAAGACCATCTGGCTCAACAAAGTTTTTAGGTTCTAGTCCCTTATGGACTTCTTTCATTATATCACTCCAAAATTCAGCTGCTTTGCTACTACCTGTTGAAAGTTTAAGTTTTGCATTGTCATTACCTATCCAAACACCGGCAGCATAATATGGAGTATATCCAACAAACCAAATATCACCTTTATTTTGAGTAGTACCTGTTTTTCCTGCAACAGGTATTTTCGTGTTATTTGCACCATCTATCATTGCTCTACGGCCTAAACCACTACTAACTGTGCTTTCTAATATATCTGACATAACATATGCAACTTGAGGAGTAACAACACTATTTTTTGTAGGTTTTTTTTCTAATATTACTCTTCCATCACCATCTATTACTTTAGTGAAGGATATAGGCTCTACATAAATTCCATTGTTAGCAATAGCACCGTAAGCAGCTGTCATTTCTAATGGAGTTAAACCGTGAGTCATACCACCTAAAGAAAGTGAAGCGATAGTTTCATCGTTAACTCTTCTATTTTCACTTCTTGTAACAAAACTGTCGCTTTCAGGTTTTTCTTCATTAATAATACCTAATCTTGTCAAATATTCTATTGAGGTGTCTATACCTATATTTTCTAATACTTTTACAGCTGCAACATTAATAGAATATTCTACTGCTTCTCTTAATGTTGTTAATCCCCAGTACTTATAAGTTTGATAGTCATACCAGTTTTTTGGCCATCTGTTACCATTATTATCATAATGGGGAATATCATCAATGATACTTGCTGCGGTGAATCCATTATCAAGAGCAGGTAAGTACACAGCTAATGGTTTTATTGAAGAACCGGGCTGTCTTTGTGCACTTGTTGCTCTGTTAAAAGTTCTACTACCTTCAATATTTCTTCCTCCAACTAAAGCTTTTATTTCACCTGTTCTATAGTCAATAATAACAGATGCAGATTGTGGTTGAACTATACCATTATAATCAAAAGGAAAATATTTAGGATTTATTAAAAGATTTTGGTTTTTATCAATTCTATAAAAATCCTTATTCTCTTTTAAGAAATTACTACTTATAATTATTTTTCCTTTACTATATTTTACGTCTTTAGTGCCATACATATCTTTTAATGCTAAAGACCCAACTGTATGGGTAACCAAGTTTTTCTTTTCATTTATTGAGTAGTAATCAACTATATCAATTGTTTTAGGATAAATATTAAATTTCTTATTATTAATTAACAGGCTACCATTATCTAATAATGAATAAGTCCCTTTTTCAATTATTAAATTATAGTTTTTATCGAATAGATTAGCTTTTTTATAGTAGATTATATTTCCATAATGGTCAACAAGATTATCATATTTATCTAAACAGCCTTTGCTACCACTACTAGTTCTATAAAATCTTCCCCATTGTTCTAAAACAGGTTTTTTTAGTTTAGATGTGTCTCCAAATAAAACTTCTGTAAAATTATCATAGATATTTTCTAGTTTATACTGAATGTCCATATCTATTGTAGAATAGATTTTAAGACCACCAGTATATAATAGCTTTCTAGCTTCATCATCGGTATATTGACCTGTTTTAACAAGTTCTTTTATTACCTGTTGTTTTACAAAATCTGTAAAGTAAGAAGATATACTTGACATTTTTTTCTCACCTGGATTAATGGCAGCTCTCATATCTTCATTTATTGCTTGGTTATATTCTTCTTCTGTGATAAATCCAAGCTCTTTCATTCTACGTAGAACAAGTTTTTGACGATTTTTAGCATCATGATTGAATACAACTGCATATTCATTGCCTGCTACATTAATATAGCCTAAAATATCTTCTTTAGGTATAGAATCAGTTTTGTCTACAGGAAACTTATTGAATACTGCATATTTAGTAATACCCTTTGCTG harbors:
- a CDS encoding penicillin-binding protein 1A, whose amino-acid sequence is MSQSNRSRSKRTKNNKKKLSISRLLLVIFLLTIFIVAGATGGLVLATVKNAPKIDPTKITTLLNESSEILDANGNVIEKVHAQEYREIVTLDKIPDHLENAFIAIEDQRFRTHIGIDPKRIIGALIENIKAGTAKEGGSTITQQLVKNLYLTKEKKLERKIKEAYLAIQLEKHLTKDQILEAYLNTIELGQGSCGVQAAAHTYFSKDVSELTIAESAMIAGAAKGITKYAVFNKFPVDKTDSIPKEDILGYINVAGNEYAVVFNHDAKNRQKLVLRRMKELGFITEEEYNQAINEDMRAAINPGEKKMSSISSYFTDFVKQQVIKELVKTGQYTDDEARKLLYTGGLKIYSTIDMDIQYKLENIYDNFTEVLFGDTSKLKKPVLEQWGRFYRTSSGSKGCLDKYDNLVDHYGNIIYYKKANLFDKNYNLIIEKGTYSLLDNGSLLINNKKFNIYPKTIDIVDYYSINEKKNLVTHTVGSLALKDMYGTKDVKYSKGKIIISSNFLKENKDFYRIDKNQNLLINPKYFPFDYNGIVQPQSASVIIDYRTGEIKALVGGRNIEGSRTFNRATSAQRQPGSSIKPLAVYLPALDNGFTAASIIDDIPHYDNNGNRWPKNWYDYQTYKYWGLTTLREAVEYSINVAAVKVLENIGIDTSIEYLTRLGIINEEKPESDSFVTRSENRRVNDETIASLSLGGMTHGLTPLEMTAAYGAIANNGIYVEPISFTKVIDGDGRVILEKKPTKNSVVTPQVAYVMSDILESTVSSGLGRRAMIDGANNTKIPVAGKTGTTQNKGDIWFVGYTPYYAAGVWIGNDNAKLKLSTGSSKAAEFWSDIMKEVHKGLEPKNFVEPDGLVRVNICTESGKRATELCKQDPRGSTTRTELFIKGTEPIDYCDTHVEAEIDTTTGKLANEFCPPELIEKRVFIRRNPPYAPDEHNGYVPRDYQYTVPTEYCDIHTKPEETEEKDEGIGNWMSDWYNNFFNNNEDTNQDLNEDNIDSNTQEDDSSNIDNNTN